One genomic region from Cydia amplana chromosome Z, ilCydAmpl1.1, whole genome shotgun sequence encodes:
- the LOC134660740 gene encoding L-lactate dehydrogenase isoform X1, giving the protein MSHNNHTTNGTGRCKMATIDKLFTTVQPKSDDTGNKVTVVGVGQVGMAAVFSMLTQGVTNNVALVDVMEDKLKGEMMDLQHGSAFMRNAKIQASKDYSISAGSKICIVTAGVRQREGETRLDLVQRNTDVLKHIIPPLVKYSPDAIFLIASNPVDILTYVTWKLSGLPKHRVIGSGTNLDSARFRYLLSEKLGVATTSCHGYIIGEHGDSSVPVWSGVNIAGVRLSDLNPKIGTAADPEHWQATHGAVVTSAYEVIKLKGYTSWAIGLSLSQLARAILTNAMSIHAVSTYIKGEHGVEEEVFLSLPCVLGGGGVCDVVRQPLTGEEAGELRNSAALMAKVQAGINF; this is encoded by the exons ATGTCACACAACAATCACACCACCAACGGCACAGGAAGAT GTAAGATGGCCACGATCGACAAGCTGTTCACGACGGTGCAACCGAAGAGCGACGACACGGGCAACAAGGTGACGGTGGTGGGCGTGGGCCAGGTGGGCATGGCCGCCGTCTTCTCCATGCTCACGCAG GGCGTGACCAACAATGTGGCGCTCGTGGACGTGATGGAAGACAAGCTGAAGGGGGAGATGATGGACTTGCAGCACGGCTCCGCCTTCATGAGGAACGCCAAGATACAGGCCAGCAAGG ATTACTCGATATCGGCGGGCTCGAAGATCTGCATCGTGACGGCGGGCGTGCGGCAGCGCGAGGGCGAGACCCGCCTCGACCTGGTGCAGCGCAACACCGACGTGCTCAAGCACATCATCCCTCCG CTAGTGAAGTACAGCCCGGACGCGATCTTCCTGATCGCCAGTAACCCGGTGGACATCCTGACGTACGTGACTTGGAAGCTGAGCGGGCTGCCCAAGCACCGCGTCATCGGCTCCGGCACCAACCTGGACTCGGCGCGCTTCCGCTACCTGCTCTCCGAGAAACTCGGCGTCGCCACCACCTCCTGCCACGGGTACATCATCGGCGAACACGGGGATTCCAGCG TTCCGGTTTGGTCCGGCGTGAACATCGCCGGTGTCCGGCTCAGCGACCTGAACCCGAAGATCGGCACCGCCGCCGACCCGGAGCACTGGCAGGCCACGCACGGCGCGGTGGTCACGAGCGCCTACGAGGTCATCAAGCTGAAGGGCTACACGTCGTGGGCCATCGGCCTCTCGCTCTCGCAGCTGGCTCGCGCCATCCTCACCAACGCCATGAGCATCCACGCCGTTTCTACTTACATCAAG GGCGAGCATGGTGTGGAGGAGGAGGTGTTCCTGTCGCTGCCGTGCGTgctgggcggcggcggcgtgtgcGACGTGGTGCGCCAGCCGCTCACCGGCGAGGAGGCGGGCGAGCTGCGCAACTCCGCTGCGCTCATGGCCAAGGTGCAGGCCGGCATCAACTTCTAA
- the LOC134660740 gene encoding L-lactate dehydrogenase isoform X2, whose amino-acid sequence MATIDKLFTTVQPKSDDTGNKVTVVGVGQVGMAAVFSMLTQGVTNNVALVDVMEDKLKGEMMDLQHGSAFMRNAKIQASKDYSISAGSKICIVTAGVRQREGETRLDLVQRNTDVLKHIIPPLVKYSPDAIFLIASNPVDILTYVTWKLSGLPKHRVIGSGTNLDSARFRYLLSEKLGVATTSCHGYIIGEHGDSSVPVWSGVNIAGVRLSDLNPKIGTAADPEHWQATHGAVVTSAYEVIKLKGYTSWAIGLSLSQLARAILTNAMSIHAVSTYIKGEHGVEEEVFLSLPCVLGGGGVCDVVRQPLTGEEAGELRNSAALMAKVQAGINF is encoded by the exons ATGGCCACGATCGACAAGCTGTTCACGACGGTGCAACCGAAGAGCGACGACACGGGCAACAAGGTGACGGTGGTGGGCGTGGGCCAGGTGGGCATGGCCGCCGTCTTCTCCATGCTCACGCAG GGCGTGACCAACAATGTGGCGCTCGTGGACGTGATGGAAGACAAGCTGAAGGGGGAGATGATGGACTTGCAGCACGGCTCCGCCTTCATGAGGAACGCCAAGATACAGGCCAGCAAGG ATTACTCGATATCGGCGGGCTCGAAGATCTGCATCGTGACGGCGGGCGTGCGGCAGCGCGAGGGCGAGACCCGCCTCGACCTGGTGCAGCGCAACACCGACGTGCTCAAGCACATCATCCCTCCG CTAGTGAAGTACAGCCCGGACGCGATCTTCCTGATCGCCAGTAACCCGGTGGACATCCTGACGTACGTGACTTGGAAGCTGAGCGGGCTGCCCAAGCACCGCGTCATCGGCTCCGGCACCAACCTGGACTCGGCGCGCTTCCGCTACCTGCTCTCCGAGAAACTCGGCGTCGCCACCACCTCCTGCCACGGGTACATCATCGGCGAACACGGGGATTCCAGCG TTCCGGTTTGGTCCGGCGTGAACATCGCCGGTGTCCGGCTCAGCGACCTGAACCCGAAGATCGGCACCGCCGCCGACCCGGAGCACTGGCAGGCCACGCACGGCGCGGTGGTCACGAGCGCCTACGAGGTCATCAAGCTGAAGGGCTACACGTCGTGGGCCATCGGCCTCTCGCTCTCGCAGCTGGCTCGCGCCATCCTCACCAACGCCATGAGCATCCACGCCGTTTCTACTTACATCAAG GGCGAGCATGGTGTGGAGGAGGAGGTGTTCCTGTCGCTGCCGTGCGTgctgggcggcggcggcgtgtgcGACGTGGTGCGCCAGCCGCTCACCGGCGAGGAGGCGGGCGAGCTGCGCAACTCCGCTGCGCTCATGGCCAAGGTGCAGGCCGGCATCAACTTCTAA